The genomic window GCGATTTCGATCGACTGCACCCATTGCTGGAAGGATTGCGTGGCGAGCAGCGCCGCGCTCACCTCCTCGGCCAGATCGCGAGGCTTGCGCCCGAGCGGCTTTGCGAGTTGCATCGCGGCCGTGCTGGCGAAGTCGCCGTGCGCAGCCACCTTGGGCGACTCGAACGCGGCTTTGGCGCCAGCGCCGGGCGAGAAAGTATCGAGTGTGTTCGCGAGCGCCGCGAGCAACTCTTGTTTGACCAATAGCATCGCCCAATTTTACCGGGCGTAACAGCGGGCTCCTTTCTTGCGTCATCCTGCGGGCACCTTGCCCCGTTAGCATCACTGGCCCCGGTCGGGGCTGCTGTCGTCACTCAACCTCCAGGACATCCACACCATGAAAAAGCTCCTTTCCCTGATCGCCCTCGGCGCGTGTCTCTCTTTCGGTGCAGCCCACGCCCAGAGCGCCTGCGAAACGAAGGCCATGGACAAGAACGGCAAGCCCCTCGCCGGCGCCGCAAAGACCAGCTTCGTGAAGAAGTGCGAGAAGAACACCATGTCCTCGGCAGCCCCCGCGTGCGCGACGAAGGCCATGGACAAGAACGGCAAGGCGCTGGCCGGTGCCGCCAAGACCAGCTTCATGAAGAAGTGCGAAGCCGACGCCAAAGGCTGAGACAGCGCTGACGCGACCTTCGCGTCGCACTCAAGAGCCCGCTGCGTGCGGGCTTTTTTGCGACTGCTTACTTCAACACACCGAGCAGGTTGTTGAAGTCGTCGCTCCAGGGTTTCACGCCGGGCTTCAGCATGATCGCCGCGCCGGCACGGCCGATCGCCGGACGCGCCAGCGTCTTCGCGTCGCGAGCGACAAGCACCCAGTCGGTGTTGCGCAGCGCACCGTTCTCCGGCTCGTCGTGCACCAGCACCGCGTGCAACCCACGCGACTCGGCGATGCGTGCCACCACCGGCGCCAGGTCCAGGAAGCGATTGGTCACGTGGAAGGCGACGACGCCGTCGGGCTTCAGATGCCGCTCGTACACCGCCATCGCCTCGGCGGTAATCAGGTGGATCGGTACCGAATCGCCGGAGAACGCGTCCACTGCGAGCACATCGAAGTTCTGCGGCGCCTCGCCCTCCAGCGCCAGCCGCGCATCGCCAAGCACACGCTCGATGCGCGCCGCGCTGTCTTTCAGAAAGCTGAATTCGCCATCGGCCAGCTCGAACACCTGCGGGTTGATTTCATACACGCGATAGGCGTCGCCAGTGCGCCCGTAGGTCGCGAGCGTGCCGGCACCCAGGCCGATGAGGCCGACCCGGCGCGGCGCATCGGGCGCCGACGCGATGGCGCGGCCGATGCCCGCCGATTCGCCGTAGTACGTGGTCGGCTCACGTCGGCGCGCTGCGGCCAGGAACTGCTCGCCGTGTTTGACCGAGCCGTGGTACATCTGCCGCACGTTGTCGTTCGGATCGTCCCGGCGCGTATCGAGCGTGATCAGCGTGCCATAGAAGTTGCGCAGCAGGCCGCGCGCATCGGTCGTGTCGTCGCGAATCTGCACCGACAGAAACCATGCACAGCAGGCGGCGAGTGCGACGCCAGCGCCGCCCAGCCACCAGCGCTGGCCCGACCCGCGGCCCGCCAGCACCGCGCCGAGCAGCGCGGTCAGCACCAGCCCGATGCCGAGTTCGTAATAGGCTGGCAGCACGTGCGGTGCGAGCAGACCGACCGTCACGCCACCGATGGCGCCGCCCAGCGATAGCATCAGATAAAAGCGCGTGAGATAGCTCGGCCCCGGCCGCATCCGCGCCATCTCGCCGTGCAGGAACATGCACAGCACGAAGAGCCCGGCGACGTAGATCGGCAAAGCGGTCTTGACGTCGGAGCCGAGGCTGTCTTGCAGGCCGAATGCGCAGAGCAGCAGCATCGCCGCCGCGCCGGGTAAAAAGATTCCGCGCCGATACCAGCGATCGCTTTCGAAGCACAGCACGAAGGTCAACAAGTAGACCGACAGCGGCAGCACCCACAGGAACGGGATCGCCGCCACGTTCTGCGTGATGTGATTGGTGATCGCGAGCAACAGCCACGAGCCGAGGGCCGGCAGCGCGAGCCACAGCAGGTAGTCGGCGGTGCGCGGCTTCACATCGGGTGCCGCAGAAACCGTGGCGACCGGCGCCAGATGCGGCGCACCGCTCGCCCAGCGCCGCGACACATAGATCGTCGTGCCCGCACACAGCGCGGCAAAGGCACCGAATCCCCACGACCAACCATGCGCCTGCTGCACCAGCGAACTGTACGGCTCGATCAACACCGGGTACGCCAGCAGCGACGCCAGCGACGCCAGGTTCGACAGCGAAAAGTAGCGATAGACCTGCGCACCCCAAGGCGTGCGCGCCACCCACGACTGCACCAGCGGCCCGGTCGTCGAGAGCAGAAAGTAAGGCAGACCGATGGTGCCGAGCAGCAAGCCGAGGATCCACAGCGTCGGGTCTTCGGAGCCGGTCGGCTTCCAGCGCGCGCTGGTGACGATTGGTAAAAATGCGAGGCTTGCGAGCAGCAGCCCGACGTGCAATCGCGCCTGCGCCTTCACGCTCAAGCGCCGCGTAACCCAGTCGGAGTACGCGTAGCCGGCCAGCAGCACGACCTGGAAGAACACCATGCAGATCGACCACACGGCCGCTGAGCCACCGAACCACGGCAGGATCTGCTTGGCGATGAGCGGTTGAACCAGGAAGAGCAGGAAGGCACTGCTGAAAATCGTGCCCGCGAAAAGAAGCTGGATGCCGACCGGTCCCATGCAGCGCTTATTTGCCGAAGCCGCGTGCGAGGAACACGGCGACCAACGGGATGAGTGCGATCAGGTGCGCTTGCATCATCACCAGGCGCCGCGTCTTCTTGATGTCGCCCTCGAATGGCAGCTTGCCGGTGGAACGCAGCGTTTTGCGCCAGCGAAAGAAGGTCAGCGTCGGAAAGATCGACAGCACGCCGACGATGATGAAGAGCCCCAGCTTCACGTGCAGCAGCGGGTTGGTCCAGTACCAGGCCGTGCCTTTCACGCCCCACCAGGTTCGCGCGATGCCGGTGGCCAGCACCGCGATGGCCGCGATGCCGTAGATCATGTCGACCCTGGCCAGCCGCTCCACCACCGCTGCATTGAGCCACTGCACCCGGCACAGCGCGGCTTCGCTGGCGATGAAGACGACCATCGTCAGGATGGCCAGCAAATGCAGGTACGCGAGGATGGCTTCAAGGGTCATCGATTGCTTTCTAAAAATAGACGGCAGCGCGTCTATTTTGCAACCGCTTCAGCGCATGCGGCGCAACGCGTAGCCCGGGTCGGCGGCGAACTTCATCACCCGCGCCACCTTGTTGAGCAGTCGATCGACCGGCCGCGGTTCACGCCCCATGACCGCCTTGAACATGCGCAGGTTGTCGGCTTCGTACAGCTTTTGCAGGCGCCCGCTGCCAGTGATGGAGCCTGGGTACATCCGAAACAGCGCGATGTCGTCTTCGATGCGAACGAACTTGGCGCCGGCCAGCGCCATGTCCAGAAAGAGCTCGGCATCCCACGAAGTGCGGTTGGCCTTCTTGAAGCCGCCAATCTTGCGGAAGATGTTCTGGCGGAAAAAGGTGCCTTGCTGGAACAGCGTGACACCGCCGTTGACGTAAAGCCAGGGCGTCAGGCGCGACGGCAGGATGCGCTTGCCGCGCTTGCCTTTTTCGTCGGAGAAATAGCCGCAACCCATCACCAGATCGGCGTCGGGCTGGCGCTTGAATTCATCGGCCATGCGCTGAAGTGAATTGGGCAGCAGTTCGTCGTCGGCATTGATGAAGGCGAGCACTTCGCCAGTGGCATGGGCGAAGCCCTTGTTCAGGCCATCCGACGGGCCATCGTCTTTTTCATAGACGCGAATGATCCTGTCGCCGTACGAATCGATGATGGCGCGGCTGTCGTCCTTGCTGCCGGGGTCGACCACGATGTATTCGAGGTCGGGGTAGTTCTGGTTCAGCACCGAGTCGATGCAAGCACGCAGGTACTCGCCCTGGTTGAAGGAGATGGTGACGACTGAAATTTTCATGGCCGGATTGTGCAATGCAGCGAACGCTGTCGAACCCCAGACAAGACCTCGATTCGCCGCCCATTCAGCGAACTTCTCCCCAAAATTCCGGCCTTCCGTACTGCTGCTTCAGAAAATCCAGCCAGAGCCGTACCCGCAGTGGCAGGTGGCGCGCATGCGGAAACAGCGCGTAGATGCCGTTGGCCGGCGCGGCGTACTCGTCGAGCAGCGGCACCAGCAGTCCGGCATCGATCTCCGCCTCGACCTCCCACGTGCTGCGCCAGGCGATGCCGTGTCCGGCCAGGCACCAGTCGTGCAGCACCTGCCCGTCGGAACAATCGAGCGGGCCGTGCGGCTTGAAATGGATCACCTCCAGCTTGCCGGCGGCATCGGGTGTGCGAAAGGCCCAGCCGCGGGTTTGCGACGCGTCGCTCGACAGCGTGAGGCAGGCGAAGCGCGACAGCTCGCTCGGGTGCCGTGGCGCACCATGCCGTTGGATGAAAGCCGGCGTGGCCACGCAACGACGGCGGTTGTCGGCCAGCCGCAAGCTGACCAAGGACGAGTCCGGCATGTCGCCCACGCGCACTGCGCAATCGAAGCCCTCGCCTGCCAGGTCGACCACGCGGTCGCTCAGATTCAGCGAGATCGTCACCTCGGGATGCAGCTCGTGAAAGCGCGGCACCAGAGGCGCGACATGTCGACGCCCGAAGCCAGCCGGCGCGGTCATGCGCAAGTGGCCGCTGGCCTTGACGCCGCCGGCGCTCACGCTGGCTTCGGCGTTGGCCATGTCGATCAACAGGCGCTGGCAGTCTTCCAGAAAAGCGCTGCCTTCGTGCGTCAGCGCGAGGCGCCGCGTGGTGCGCACCAGCAGCTTGACGCCGAGCCGCTCCTCGAGTGCGTCGAGCCGTCGGCCCATGATCGCCGGCGCCACGCCTTCCGCTTTGGCGGCCGCCGTGAGGCTGCCGCGCGTGGCGATCGAGACGAAGGATTCGAGTTGCTTCAGGCGGTCCATGGCGCCCGATTATTCATACCTGCCACACGAGCGCGGCCGGCCTGGCGAGCACTTCGCCAGCCACTTTGGGGTTGTCCTGCGATTCAGGCTCCGTAAGCGACCTTGTTGTGCCTGAGCGCGGCGATCTCTTCATCGCTGTACCCGACCTCTGTCAGCAACGCATCCGTGTGTTCGCCCAGCAGCGGTGGTTGGAGTCGGATGCCGGCACGTTTGCCGCCCATGGTGAAAGGCAGCAGCGGCGTCTTCGACATGCTGCCGTCGTTCATTCGAATGGGCGCGAGGCCGCCGGTGGCGTTCAGGTGTGGGTCGTCGAACAACGCCTCGGGACGCGTGATCGGCGCGAAGGGCAACTCGTTGGCTTCGAACACTGCGCTCAGCTCGGCGGCGCTGCGGTCGGCCAGGTGCAAACGGAGGATCGGCATCATCCATTCGCGCGCCATCACCCGGTCGTTGTTGGTTTTGAGGCGCGGGTCGGCCATCATTTCTTCGAGGCCGAAAGCCTTGCAGAAAATCGCCCACTGCTTGTCGCTGACCGCCGCGAGAAAGATCTGCTCGCCGTCTTTGACGGTAAAGACGTCGTACACCCCCCAGGCCGAAATGCGGCTCGGCATCGGGTCGGCCGCCTTGCCCGTCGCGGCGAACTGCATCATGTGCTGCCCGACCAGAAACACGTTGTTCTCGAACAGCGCCGATTGCACTTCGCAGCCGACGCCGGTGAGCTCGCGCTGGCGCAATGCAGCCATCGCCCCGATGGCGCCGAACATGCCGCCCATGATGTCGTTCACGCTGGTGCCCGCGCGCAGCGGGTCGCCGGAGCGGCCCGTCATGTAGGCCAGCCCGCCCATCATCTGCACCACTTCGTCGAGCGCGGTGCGGTGGTCGTACGGGCCGGGCAAAAAGCCTTTGTGGCTGACGTAGATCAGGCGCGGATTGAGCTTCTTCAACGTGTCGTAGTCGAGCCCCAATTTCTTCATGGTGCCGGGCTTGAAGTTCTCGCTGACGATGTCGACCGTTGCGATCAGGCGGAGCGCCGCCTCGACGCCGGCAGGCTGCTTCAGGTCGAGCGCGATGCTCTTCTTGTTGCGGTTGAAGTTGGGGAAGAATCCGGCTCCGGAGCCCAGCAGGCGGCGCGTGTTGTCGCCCTCGATCGGCTCGACCTTGATGACTTCGGCGCCCAGGTCGCCGAGCACCACGCCGCAGGTCGGCCCCATCACCATGTGGGTGAATTCGACGACGCGGATGCCTTCATAGGGCAGCGGTTGTTTCGGGTCGGACATCGTGGCTTCAGACATGCTCGACTTCGTTCACGAGGCCCTGCGTAAACCCTTGCACAAAGCCTTTCGGCAACCCCGCTTCCGGCGTCATGCCGTACAGCGGCTCGCCGGGCAGACCGGCCGTCAGCGGCACGCGCGCGGCGATGATTTTTTCGAGGTCGATGCCGGTACGCACGCCCTCTTCGTAAGCGGCCAGGCAATTGGCGAGGCCGAGGCCGCGCGTGTTGTGCATGTGCGCGGCGCCGGCCTTGGCGCCGAGCTCGGCACGCAGCCGCTTGAAGAGCCGATGGACCTGCGCCGGGTTGGCGTAGCCGACGGTGTCCGACAAGCCCGACTCGTCGGCACCGGCGGCGACGCATTGCACCGCCAGCCGGATGACGTCGTCTTCGGCCACATGGCCCTGGAGCGTGCAACCGAAAGCCGTGGAGATGCCGGCCTCGAGCAGCACATGCGGCGCGATCTCTCGCCGCAAATCGCCGACGGCGCGCACCTCTTCGACCATCTCGCCCGGCGTCTTGCGCACATTGGCAAGCGAGTGCGCCGGACTGGCCGATACCGGCCCGGCGGCGTAGAGCGCGTCGATCCAGCGCAGCTTGTCTGCCGTCGGCATGGTGGCGTTGACCGACTGCAGACCGTCGCGTGGGCCGACCTCGCTGATGAGCACGTCGTACGCCGTGCGGACGTCCGACTTTCGGTTGGATGCAGATTCCAAATTTGTCTCCTGGGCGAATCGATTCGCAGCGGCCATTGTTCTATCAGACGGACACCCCGGGCAGCTGCCGCCGCGCTCACCCCGCCGACGCATCCCCAAAACGTCGCCTTTGTTGCGCCTGTGCGCGAACCGGCGGCAAAACTTCATAGGCGGG from Variovorax sp. PAMC28562 includes these protein-coding regions:
- a CDS encoding fused MFS/spermidine synthase, whose product is MGPVGIQLLFAGTIFSSAFLLFLVQPLIAKQILPWFGGSAAVWSICMVFFQVVLLAGYAYSDWVTRRLSVKAQARLHVGLLLASLAFLPIVTSARWKPTGSEDPTLWILGLLLGTIGLPYFLLSTTGPLVQSWVARTPWGAQVYRYFSLSNLASLASLLAYPVLIEPYSSLVQQAHGWSWGFGAFAALCAGTTIYVSRRWASGAPHLAPVATVSAAPDVKPRTADYLLWLALPALGSWLLLAITNHITQNVAAIPFLWVLPLSVYLLTFVLCFESDRWYRRGIFLPGAAAMLLLCAFGLQDSLGSDVKTALPIYVAGLFVLCMFLHGEMARMRPGPSYLTRFYLMLSLGGAIGGVTVGLLAPHVLPAYYELGIGLVLTALLGAVLAGRGSGQRWWLGGAGVALAACCAWFLSVQIRDDTTDARGLLRNFYGTLITLDTRRDDPNDNVRQMYHGSVKHGEQFLAAARRREPTTYYGESAGIGRAIASAPDAPRRVGLIGLGAGTLATYGRTGDAYRVYEINPQVFELADGEFSFLKDSAARIERVLGDARLALEGEAPQNFDVLAVDAFSGDSVPIHLITAEAMAVYERHLKPDGVVAFHVTNRFLDLAPVVARIAESRGLHAVLVHDEPENGALRNTDWVLVARDAKTLARPAIGRAGAAIMLKPGVKPWSDDFNNLLGVLK
- a CDS encoding DUF2214 family protein; translation: MTLEAILAYLHLLAILTMVVFIASEAALCRVQWLNAAVVERLARVDMIYGIAAIAVLATGIARTWWGVKGTAWYWTNPLLHVKLGLFIIVGVLSIFPTLTFFRWRKTLRSTGKLPFEGDIKKTRRLVMMQAHLIALIPLVAVFLARGFGK
- a CDS encoding glycosyltransferase family 2 protein, encoding MKISVVTISFNQGEYLRACIDSVLNQNYPDLEYIVVDPGSKDDSRAIIDSYGDRIIRVYEKDDGPSDGLNKGFAHATGEVLAFINADDELLPNSLQRMADEFKRQPDADLVMGCGYFSDEKGKRGKRILPSRLTPWLYVNGGVTLFQQGTFFRQNIFRKIGGFKKANRTSWDAELFLDMALAGAKFVRIEDDIALFRMYPGSITGSGRLQKLYEADNLRMFKAVMGREPRPVDRLLNKVARVMKFAADPGYALRRMR
- a CDS encoding LysR family transcriptional regulator; this translates as MDRLKQLESFVSIATRGSLTAAAKAEGVAPAIMGRRLDALEERLGVKLLVRTTRRLALTHEGSAFLEDCQRLLIDMANAEASVSAGGVKASGHLRMTAPAGFGRRHVAPLVPRFHELHPEVTISLNLSDRVVDLAGEGFDCAVRVGDMPDSSLVSLRLADNRRRCVATPAFIQRHGAPRHPSELSRFACLTLSSDASQTRGWAFRTPDAAGKLEVIHFKPHGPLDCSDGQVLHDWCLAGHGIAWRSTWEVEAEIDAGLLVPLLDEYAAPANGIYALFPHARHLPLRVRLWLDFLKQQYGRPEFWGEVR
- a CDS encoding CaiB/BaiF CoA transferase family protein → MSEATMSDPKQPLPYEGIRVVEFTHMVMGPTCGVVLGDLGAEVIKVEPIEGDNTRRLLGSGAGFFPNFNRNKKSIALDLKQPAGVEAALRLIATVDIVSENFKPGTMKKLGLDYDTLKKLNPRLIYVSHKGFLPGPYDHRTALDEVVQMMGGLAYMTGRSGDPLRAGTSVNDIMGGMFGAIGAMAALRQRELTGVGCEVQSALFENNVFLVGQHMMQFAATGKAADPMPSRISAWGVYDVFTVKDGEQIFLAAVSDKQWAIFCKAFGLEEMMADPRLKTNNDRVMAREWMMPILRLHLADRSAAELSAVFEANELPFAPITRPEALFDDPHLNATGGLAPIRMNDGSMSKTPLLPFTMGGKRAGIRLQPPLLGEHTDALLTEVGYSDEEIAALRHNKVAYGA